A portion of the Syntrophobacterales bacterium genome contains these proteins:
- a CDS encoding site-2 protease family protein, whose protein sequence is MGLLNLLFKDPFTFILVAIPLLYSIILHELAHGWVANKMGDPTARWLGRLALNPLKHLDPIGTAMLFIFGFGWAKPVPVNFNNLQPFRKGLIFVASAGIVTNIILAFISIFLLRFLSVYGTSAIHDLFYYMARINVMLAAFNLIPIPPLDGSKILMGFASRKFQYSLARIEPYGFFIILAALWLGILNPLINFIQSAIVLIINLLLP, encoded by the coding sequence ATGGGACTTTTAAACCTCTTATTCAAGGACCCCTTTACATTTATTCTTGTGGCCATTCCGCTCCTCTATTCCATCATCCTCCACGAACTGGCCCATGGGTGGGTGGCGAACAAAATGGGCGATCCCACTGCGAGGTGGCTCGGAAGGTTGGCTCTCAATCCCCTGAAACACCTTGATCCCATAGGAACGGCCATGCTTTTCATCTTCGGGTTCGGCTGGGCCAAACCGGTCCCTGTAAACTTCAACAACCTTCAACCTTTTCGCAAGGGGTTGATTTTTGTGGCTTCGGCGGGGATCGTGACCAACATCATTCTTGCCTTCATTTCCATTTTTCTCCTGCGTTTCTTAAGCGTCTACGGCACGAGCGCCATCCATGATCTGTTTTATTACATGGCCCGGATCAACGTGATGCTTGCCGCATTCAACCTTATTCCAATACCGCCTCTCGACGGGTCGAAAATTCTCATGGGGTTCGCGTCGAGAAAGTTCCAATATTCTCTGGCGCGGATCGAGCCTTACGGGTTTTTCATCATCCTTGCAGCCCTCTGGTTAGGTATTTTGAATCCGCTTATCAATTTCATTCAGAGCGCCATAGTGCTGATCATCAACCTTCTTCTGCCCTGA
- a CDS encoding Spy/CpxP family protein refolding chaperone, with product MKNLFAIVIAFSLVFCIATSKAVAADPGDVKAADGVRFHKKMDVPHKSSGLNLSGEQKEKAKDLRNRFRADTRDLRYDLEMKRLEMRKLFTDPNASEAAIVAKQREIGTLFQKLFEKRAQMKIEWRKILTAEQISNLDQTPWGQGHGHMKGRHMGQHMRPDMGHGSHGGPACPVWDGNH from the coding sequence ATGAAAAACCTGTTTGCAATTGTCATAGCATTTTCACTGGTCTTTTGCATCGCCACGAGTAAGGCCGTCGCGGCTGATCCGGGCGACGTGAAAGCGGCCGACGGCGTACGATTCCATAAGAAGATGGATGTACCTCATAAGTCTTCAGGCCTTAATCTCTCCGGAGAACAAAAGGAAAAGGCGAAGGACCTGCGAAATCGGTTCCGTGCCGATACCCGCGACCTGAGGTATGACCTTGAGATGAAAAGGCTTGAAATGAGAAAACTCTTTACTGATCCGAATGCCAGCGAGGCGGCCATAGTCGCAAAACAGCGGGAGATCGGAACGCTGTTCCAGAAGCTGTTCGAGAAGCGGGCGCAGATGAAGATTGAGTGGAGGAAAATCCTCACTGCCGAGCAGATCAGTAACCTTGACCAGACGCCATGGGGGCAGGGGCACGGTCACATGAAGGGCCGGCATATGGGTCAGCACATGAGACCCGACATGGGACATGGATCTCATGGGGGTCCGGCATGTCCGGTATGGGACGGAAACCACTGA
- a CDS encoding phenylacetate--CoA ligase: protein MEGRFAPTMKTEEEMFTFQLEGLKWTLDHVYCGSEFYRKRFDEAGIKPADIKTLQDIEKLPFTTSKDLQEGYPFPLQSVPFEKIVRIHASSGTTGKRKVLCYTNKDIEDWAAMFARCYQYAGCTREDRIQIAVGYGVWTAGAGFQNGCEKFGAMAIPVGPGNLDIHCQFLEDLQTTVMCCTASMGLLMAEEIDKLGLRGKIALKKMIFGAERSSDAMRAKISELSGVAVEDLYDIPGLTELYGPGTGLDCIYHKGIHYWADYYIVEILDPDTLKPVKPGEVGEMVVTTLRKEAAPLVRYRTRDLTRIITEKCPCGSIMPMHDRILGRSDDMFIFRAVNIYPSHIEQILSNIENIGSEYQVFLDRKSDGKDYMVVKVEREQGVHPEENDLISKRIKKEVKKQILVSCDVEICDYYELPRSERKTKRVFDRRDD from the coding sequence ATGGAAGGACGTTTTGCGCCGACGATGAAAACAGAAGAGGAGATGTTTACCTTTCAGCTTGAAGGACTAAAATGGACTCTGGATCACGTATACTGCGGCTCGGAATTTTACAGGAAAAGGTTTGATGAGGCGGGAATTAAGCCGGCTGACATAAAGACGCTGCAGGATATAGAAAAACTACCGTTCACCACAAGTAAAGACCTTCAGGAGGGCTATCCTTTTCCCTTGCAAAGCGTTCCGTTCGAGAAGATTGTGCGCATACATGCCTCAAGCGGCACCACCGGCAAGAGAAAAGTACTCTGTTATACCAACAAGGATATAGAAGACTGGGCCGCCATGTTTGCCAGGTGCTATCAATACGCAGGATGTACCAGGGAAGACAGAATCCAGATTGCCGTGGGATACGGCGTTTGGACCGCCGGAGCAGGCTTCCAGAACGGATGTGAAAAGTTCGGGGCCATGGCCATACCCGTGGGGCCCGGGAATCTCGACATACACTGCCAGTTTTTAGAGGACCTCCAGACGACAGTTATGTGTTGCACCGCATCGATGGGCCTTCTCATGGCGGAAGAAATAGACAAACTGGGCCTGCGCGGAAAAATAGCGCTAAAGAAGATGATATTCGGCGCTGAACGTTCGAGTGACGCCATGCGGGCAAAGATTTCTGAACTTTCCGGCGTGGCCGTGGAAGATCTCTACGATATTCCCGGTCTTACCGAACTTTACGGCCCCGGGACCGGTCTTGACTGTATCTATCACAAAGGTATCCATTATTGGGCGGACTATTATATTGTTGAGATTCTCGATCCTGACACGTTGAAACCCGTGAAGCCGGGTGAAGTCGGCGAAATGGTCGTAACCACGCTTCGCAAGGAAGCCGCCCCGCTTGTCCGCTACAGGACCAGGGATCTTACCCGGATTATCACTGAGAAGTGTCCCTGCGGAAGCATCATGCCCATGCATGACAGGATTTTGGGCAGGTCTGACGATATGTTCATCTTCAGGGCGGTAAACATCTACCCGAGCCATATCGAACAGATCCTCTCGAACATTGAGAACATTGGAAGTGAGTACCAGGTGTTTCTCGACAGGAAGTCCGACGGCAAAGATTACATGGTGGTTAAAGTGGAGAGGGAGCAGGGGGTTCACCCTGAGGAGAATGACCTCATAAGTAAACGCATAAAGAAAGAGGTGAAGAAGCAGATTCTGGTGAGCTGTGACGTGGAGATATGCGATTACTACGAATTGCCGAGATCTGAAAGAAAGACCAAAAGGGTATTCGACAGGAGAGATGACTAA
- a CDS encoding sigma-70 family RNA polymerase sigma factor — MSAVTDDADSPRDAEIVRQIVAGNVNAFEHLVDRYQNLVLAIVKKHVPFEHVEDTVQDVFLRTYRSLSTFKNDNGFKPWVSVIAVRTCHDFWRDHYKTREISMSSLTEQHQAWIEATLSDQSSRSFHETKVQNEAREVLDWALNKLSAAERMVLELIYFEGNSVKEAAHLLGLSIANVKVRLFRSRKKLHEMLTEAAKSRRNDV, encoded by the coding sequence ATGTCTGCAGTGACAGATGATGCTGATAGTCCGAGAGATGCAGAAATTGTCCGTCAGATTGTTGCCGGAAATGTCAATGCTTTCGAACATCTTGTGGACAGGTATCAGAATCTCGTGCTGGCCATCGTGAAGAAACACGTGCCCTTTGAACATGTGGAAGATACAGTACAAGACGTGTTCCTTAGAACGTACCGATCGTTATCTACCTTCAAGAACGACAATGGCTTCAAGCCATGGGTTTCCGTGATTGCAGTAAGGACTTGCCATGACTTCTGGCGCGATCATTACAAAACACGGGAAATCTCTATGAGTTCTCTCACGGAACAACACCAGGCATGGATTGAGGCGACACTGTCGGATCAGTCAAGCCGGTCGTTCCATGAAACGAAGGTTCAAAATGAAGCGAGAGAGGTCCTGGACTGGGCTCTCAACAAACTCTCCGCGGCGGAAAGAATGGTTTTGGAACTCATTTACTTTGAGGGCAATTCGGTAAAGGAGGCGGCTCATCTTCTGGGTCTGAGTATCGCCAACGTGAAGGTACGGTTATTCCGGTCCCGCAAGAAGCTTCACGAAATGCTCACTGAGGCGGCAAAAAGCAGGAGGAACGATGTATGA